A single genomic interval of Leptotrichia trevisanii DSM 22070 harbors:
- a CDS encoding PP2C family protein-serine/threonine phosphatase, with product MRKDEAKFITEFLSEAGTKAENNDYFGYVLLDNYAIWAVADGFDEEEGAKVAAKIAVESAIEYFMLRPRFNYDVIKEMMDYVNLKVKEKQEETQKYSLMHTSLLIVISNYNSILYGNIGNTRFYHIRGGYIISQSRDDTIAQLLVDEEALNISDMRFHRQRNDLLQAIGDFGKIKPNIIKKPVELMEKDVFCLTTVGFWENIDEHDMENDLSRFEDKKQWLNSLEKRILASLRDNIENYTIAQVEVGAVASPEPMEKDKRKFIKKIILVMLIIVVIILFVVIWNVKRRNGILQAATQYEKLADEEILKKNFNNSIDNLKLEIGEYEKLKPKSRGIIGFLTNAEKKRADASKKIDEINKKIGETEKIKKAFSDINEGNELFNSGNYDEANVKYQQAKYNLNDNSYKRDELNTEEILTTLDSRINSTVKLKEAKALETAGDTAVNEGSYNLAKVSYKNAADMYLENGRADYVSQVEKKLEEITDKEKTAYNGAMLAENKGDSLAQSNINSSKEAYYQARQMYQTLGDTVKVGEIDNKIQELNSQQNADLQTANNLVQEGLSQITANNPAQAINILTQAKNIYQKMKDTNNANAVDKYISQAQEFIKFESQNAEKLKTQEMEYSERLRQQEIQMQQQLQIKEAEIRAQQEELERERQRREEITRKMENASNLETQADQLAINERFEESISKYEEAKKLLEEVNTDGNFGNQMSKIEDLNKKIEKNEGYLLKKKAEDDFKNKKWKEAVEKFTQAKEKLEKSSTKQNEIGEIEKKLKKAEKKANKKWWQFWKIF from the coding sequence ATGAGGAAAGATGAGGCAAAATTTATTACGGAATTTTTGAGCGAGGCTGGGACAAAGGCTGAAAATAATGATTATTTTGGGTATGTTTTGCTGGATAATTATGCGATTTGGGCTGTGGCGGATGGATTTGATGAGGAAGAAGGGGCAAAAGTTGCGGCAAAGATTGCGGTAGAATCTGCGATTGAATATTTTATGCTACGTCCACGATTTAACTATGATGTAATAAAGGAAATGATGGATTATGTCAATCTGAAAGTTAAGGAAAAGCAGGAAGAAACTCAGAAATATTCTCTTATGCACACTTCCCTTTTAATCGTTATAAGCAATTATAATTCAATTTTATATGGAAATATCGGAAATACAAGGTTTTATCATATTAGAGGCGGATATATCATTTCTCAAAGCAGAGATGACACGATAGCACAGCTTTTGGTGGACGAAGAGGCATTGAATATATCGGATATGAGATTTCACAGGCAAAGAAATGATTTGCTGCAGGCAATTGGGGATTTTGGGAAAATTAAGCCAAATATTATAAAAAAACCTGTGGAACTTATGGAAAAAGATGTTTTTTGCTTGACGACTGTAGGATTCTGGGAAAATATTGATGAGCATGATATGGAAAACGACTTATCCAGATTTGAGGATAAGAAGCAATGGTTAAATTCATTGGAAAAACGGATACTTGCTTCGCTTAGGGATAATATTGAAAATTATACGATTGCACAGGTAGAAGTGGGTGCTGTAGCAAGTCCAGAGCCGATGGAAAAGGACAAAAGGAAATTTATTAAAAAAATAATACTTGTAATGCTGATTATTGTTGTAATTATTTTGTTTGTTGTAATTTGGAATGTGAAAAGGCGAAACGGTATTTTGCAGGCGGCAACGCAGTATGAAAAGTTGGCGGATGAAGAGATTTTAAAGAAAAATTTTAATAATTCAATTGATAATTTGAAACTTGAAATTGGAGAATATGAAAAATTAAAGCCAAAAAGCAGGGGAATAATAGGATTTCTTACAAATGCTGAGAAAAAGAGAGCTGATGCAAGTAAGAAAATTGATGAAATAAATAAGAAAATTGGAGAAACTGAGAAGATTAAAAAGGCATTTTCAGATATTAATGAGGGAAATGAGCTGTTTAACAGCGGGAATTATGACGAAGCGAACGTAAAATATCAGCAGGCTAAGTATAACCTGAATGACAACAGTTATAAACGGGATGAACTGAACACGGAAGAGATTTTAACTACATTGGATTCACGGATAAATTCAACTGTGAAATTAAAGGAAGCTAAGGCTTTGGAAACGGCTGGAGATACGGCGGTTAATGAAGGAAGCTACAATTTAGCAAAGGTTAGTTATAAAAATGCGGCTGATATGTATTTGGAAAATGGAAGGGCAGATTATGTTTCGCAAGTTGAGAAAAAGCTGGAGGAAATAACGGATAAGGAAAAAACAGCATATAATGGGGCAATGCTTGCTGAAAATAAAGGGGATTCGCTGGCACAAAGCAATATTAATTCTTCAAAAGAGGCATATTATCAGGCACGACAGATGTATCAGACACTTGGAGATACTGTGAAAGTGGGAGAAATTGACAATAAGATACAGGAACTTAATTCCCAGCAAAACGCTGATTTGCAGACTGCCAATAATCTTGTTCAGGAAGGACTTTCGCAAATAACTGCTAATAATCCGGCACAAGCAATAAATATTCTAACGCAGGCTAAAAATATTTATCAGAAGATGAAAGATACAAATAATGCAAATGCCGTGGACAAATACATAAGCCAGGCACAGGAATTTATTAAATTTGAAAGCCAGAATGCTGAAAAATTAAAAACGCAGGAAATGGAATATTCGGAAAGGTTAAGGCAGCAGGAAATCCAAATGCAGCAGCAACTGCAAATAAAAGAAGCTGAAATCAGGGCACAGCAGGAAGAACTGGAGCGGGAGCGGCAAAGACGTGAAGAAATAACAAGGAAAATGGAAAATGCGTCAAATCTGGAAACGCAGGCTGATCAGCTGGCTATAAATGAAAGATTTGAAGAAAGTATTTCAAAATATGAAGAAGCGAAGAAACTTCTGGAAGAGGTGAATACAGATGGAAATTTTGGAAATCAGATGTCCAAAATTGAGGATTTGAATAAAAAAATTGAAAAAAATGAGGGATATTTATTGAAGAAAAAAGCAGAAGATGATTTTAAGAATAAAAAATGGAAGGAAGCTGTGGAAAAATTTACGCAGGCGAAGGAAAAGCTGGAAAAAAGCAGCACTAAGCAAAATGAAATAGGGGAAATTGAAAAAAAACTGAAAAAGGCTGAGAAAAAGGCGAATAAAAAATGGTGGCAGTTTTGGAAAATTTTTTAA
- a CDS encoding serine/threonine protein kinase: MDFLSKGTILNGKYKILNYVAKSDFSNIYLCEDRQGEKVIIKECYPSKIVMRNEKEVFTKKYKKDFEQLKECFWKEKCILEKFLKKSKRRKQRFVNDVVKLVDFFSENGTNYIVTEYFRGVTLKKYILENRIKNGKVRINHILEIFFKIAEVVCKIHKKGIIHCDLKPSNILIDIKGNIRIIDFGASLKKKEKVEFVKVSEGYSPIEIYSEKVEIDERTDVYSLAALLYFMLCGVKVDGAINRFYKAELEFDREVILRFEKIEKFKEVEEVIKKGLEFDRQKRFGSVREMIEKLRKIFMQS, translated from the coding sequence ATGGATTTTTTATCAAAGGGAACAATATTGAATGGGAAATATAAAATTTTAAATTATGTAGCTAAAAGTGATTTTTCCAATATTTACCTGTGTGAAGACAGACAAGGGGAAAAAGTAATTATTAAGGAATGCTATCCTTCGAAAATTGTTATGAGAAATGAAAAAGAGGTTTTTACGAAAAAGTATAAGAAAGATTTTGAACAGCTGAAAGAATGTTTTTGGAAAGAAAAATGTATTTTGGAGAAATTTTTGAAAAAATCTAAAAGGAGGAAACAGAGATTTGTGAATGATGTTGTTAAACTTGTGGATTTTTTTAGTGAAAATGGGACAAATTATATTGTTACTGAATATTTTCGTGGAGTTACCTTGAAAAAATATATTTTGGAAAATCGGATAAAAAATGGAAAAGTGAGGATAAATCATATTTTGGAAATATTTTTTAAAATTGCCGAAGTAGTTTGTAAAATTCATAAAAAGGGCATTATTCATTGTGATTTGAAGCCTTCAAATATTTTGATTGATATTAAGGGAAATATCAGGATTATTGATTTTGGAGCGAGCTTAAAAAAGAAGGAAAAAGTTGAGTTTGTTAAGGTTTCGGAAGGATATTCGCCGATTGAGATTTATTCAGAAAAAGTAGAGATTGATGAAAGAACAGATGTTTATTCACTTGCGGCACTTTTATATTTTATGCTTTGTGGAGTGAAAGTGGATGGGGCGATTAATAGGTTTTATAAGGCTGAACTGGAGTTTGATAGAGAGGTTATTTTGAGATTTGAGAAGATTGAGAAATTTAAGGAAGTGGAAGAAGTTATAAAAAAGGGGCTAGAGTTTGATAGGCAGAAAAGGTTTGGAAGTGTTAGGGAAATGATTGAAAAATTGCGAAAAATTTTTATGCAAAGCTAA
- a CDS encoding FHA domain-containing protein gives MLWGIRRSFTNWRNIFKRPFGRGSIYRLERLRSVARLGKNRENGKINDEKNKISVDKGIKKYEKRKLNAKNQKSYKFLNIKNILIMIVLIFTFIFVHLSGYSTKSLYFSIFIYIGVTLYLLIVERFFEKVEVEEEIKNIKNEREKEHNVFLERVKEIEDLVKNQIEHIFLKDSEDYDMKIWKIGRATSLLIGKQSPRNRVDIDVSEGIYSNLVSRAHGILNRVNGIWYYEDLGSQNGSGIERNIDKRKIKLKKNIPVKVESGDIIYLATTKILLK, from the coding sequence ATGTTGTGGGGAATCAGAAGAAGTTTTACAAATTGGAGAAATATTTTTAAGCGTCCATTTGGGCGTGGAAGCATTTACAGGTTGGAACGACTTAGAAGTGTGGCACGACTTGGAAAAAATAGAGAAAATGGAAAAATTAACGATGAAAAAAATAAAATTAGTGTGGATAAAGGAATTAAAAAATATGAAAAACGGAAATTGAATGCAAAAAATCAAAAAAGTTACAAATTTTTAAATATAAAAAATATTTTGATAATGATAGTTTTAATATTTACATTCATTTTTGTCCATCTTTCAGGATATTCTACAAAAAGCCTTTATTTTTCGATTTTTATTTATATCGGAGTTACACTTTACCTGCTCATTGTGGAAAGATTTTTTGAAAAGGTGGAAGTTGAGGAGGAAATCAAAAATATAAAGAATGAGAGGGAAAAGGAGCATAATGTGTTTTTAGAGAGGGTAAAGGAAATAGAGGATTTGGTGAAAAATCAGATTGAGCATATATTTTTGAAGGATTCAGAAGACTATGATATGAAAATTTGGAAAATTGGGAGGGCAACATCACTTCTCATTGGGAAGCAATCACCAAGAAACAGGGTGGATATAGATGTGAGCGAAGGAATTTACTCAAATTTAGTCAGCAGGGCTCACGGAATCTTAAATCGTGTCAACGGAATCTGGTATTATGAAGATTTAGGCTCACAAAATGGAAGTGGAATTGAGCGAAATATTGATAAACGGAAAATAAAACTGAAAAAAAATATCCCAGTAAAAGTCGAATCTGGAGACATAATTTATTTGGCGACTACAAAAATACTATTAAAATAA
- a CDS encoding DnaJ domain-containing protein, protein MDYYKILEVPENTDISEIKKKYRKLAMKYHPDRNAGDEKAAKKFREITEAYEVLSNEKKRKEYDCKRKNGNNQPKNKNNKENFKSKSSQNNFTFGKEFFKSAAEMKGMFENSFGLDKMRKNKAKSEKESVKSRFESFFDMKEKK, encoded by the coding sequence ATGGATTATTACAAAATACTGGAAGTGCCTGAAAATACGGATATTTCCGAAATAAAAAAGAAATATAGAAAATTGGCAATGAAATATCATCCTGACAGAAATGCAGGAGATGAAAAAGCTGCAAAAAAATTTCGAGAAATAACGGAGGCTTATGAAGTTCTTTCAAATGAGAAAAAAAGAAAAGAGTATGATTGTAAAAGGAAAAATGGGAACAATCAGCCAAAAAATAAAAATAATAAGGAAAATTTTAAAAGTAAATCTTCTCAAAATAATTTTACTTTTGGAAAAGAATTTTTTAAGAGTGCAGCTGAAATGAAAGGAATGTTTGAAAACAGTTTTGGGCTAGATAAAATGAGGAAGAATAAAGCAAAATCTGAGAAGGAAAGTGTGAAAAGCAGGTTTGAGAGTTTTTTTGATATGAAAGAGAAAAAGTAA
- a CDS encoding FHA domain-containing protein: protein MKLDRCKNGHIYDVSRYSLCPYCKSEGLETENLDDKINLVEEMKDEDRTTAYWSKDSTVDPVVGWLTCIEGHDKGKDYRIVSERNFVGRGENMDIQILGDTMISRKNHCSISYNPKQRKFMLTPGDSNGLIYLNGEAVYNTVELRAYSVVEMGESKFVFVNLCGDYFDWEKEKSREESVKRKYENLNDEKIVKNTNFQNKNNDLEVKIEDYEEI, encoded by the coding sequence ATGAAATTGGATAGATGTAAAAATGGGCATATATACGATGTTTCAAGATACAGCTTATGCCCCTACTGTAAATCTGAAGGACTGGAAACGGAAAACTTGGATGATAAAATTAATCTAGTTGAAGAAATGAAAGATGAGGACAGAACAACAGCCTATTGGTCTAAAGACAGCACTGTAGATCCAGTCGTGGGCTGGCTTACGTGCATTGAGGGGCATGATAAGGGAAAAGACTACAGGATTGTGAGTGAACGCAACTTTGTTGGGCGTGGAGAAAATATGGATATACAAATTTTAGGAGATACCATGATTTCTAGAAAAAACCATTGTTCAATAAGTTATAATCCCAAACAGAGAAAATTTATGCTAACTCCTGGAGATTCCAATGGACTTATTTATTTAAATGGAGAAGCAGTTTACAACACAGTAGAATTACGAGCTTATTCAGTAGTGGAAATGGGGGAAAGTAAGTTTGTATTTGTGAATCTGTGCGGAGATTATTTTGACTGGGAAAAGGAAAAGTCGAGAGAGGAAAGTGTGAAAAGGAAATATGAAAATTTAAATGATGAAAAAATTGTGAAAAATACGAATTTTCAGAATAAAAATAATGATTTAGAAGTAAAAATCGAAGATTATGAAGAAATTTAA